The Plantactinospora sp. KBS50 sequence TGTCGCGGAGCAGCCCGACCGGCTCTGCCTCCAGTTGGCCCGGCTGAAGGCCGAGGCGGTGGTCGGGCGGCTGGCGTCGGGGATCGACGGCGGCGCGGCCGGGCCGGGCGCCGAGGGCGGTCCCGTGGTCGCCGGCGTGCCGCACCGGACCGGATACTCCGGGGTCGGCGGCCCGCCGGCCGGCGCCGACCTGCTGTACCGGACGCTGGTGCTGGGCTGCGACTCGGTGCTGGCCTTCGACGGCCAGGTGCTCGGCAAGCCGGCCGACGCCGTCGAGGCGGCCCACCGGTGGTACGCGATGCGCGGGCGCAGCGGCGTGCTTTACACCGGACACTGCCTGATCGATCCGGCCGGCGCCCGGGTTCAGGCGGTGGCCGCCACCACGGTGCACTTCGCCAACCTGGACGACGCGGAGATCGCCGCGTACGTGGCGACCGGCGAGCCGCTCGCGGTGGCCGGGGCGTTCACCATCGACGGCCTCGGCGGGCCGTTCATCGAACGCATCGAGGGAGATCACGGCACTGTCGTCGGGCTGTCGCTGCCGCTGCTGCGTGACCTGCTGGCGGGCCTGGGCGTACGGATCACCGACCTGTGGGCCGGGGGCGCGCCCGACGCCGGTTAGCGCTACCGTCCGGTTATGAGCACCCGATCCGTACCGGTCACCGACGAACTGCACGACTATCTCGTAGCGCACGGGTCGCCGCCGGACGAGGTGGCCAGCGACCTGTACGCGGAGACCCGCAGGATCCTGCCGGCGGACGCCGAGATGCAGGTGGCCCCGGAGCAGGCCGCGCTGCTCACCCTGCTGACCCGGCTGGTCGGCGCGCGCAACGCCGTCGAGGTCGGCACGTTCACCGGTACGTCCGCGCTGGCGATCGCCCGCGGCCTGCCGCCGGACGGCCGGCTGATCTGCTGCGACGTCTCCGAGGAGTACACCTCCATCGCCCGACGGTTCTGGCGGCGGGCCGGTGTCGAGGACCGGATCGACCTGCGGATCGCCCCGGCCGTGCAGACGCTGCGGGCGCTGCCCACCGAACCGCACCTGGACCTGGCCTTCATCGACGCGGACAAGACCGGCTATCCGACGTACTGGGCCGAACTCGTGCCGCGGATGCGACCCGGTGGCCTGATCGGCGTGGACAACGTGTTCCGCAACGGCCGGGTGCTGTCACCGGTCAGCGAAGCCGACCGGGTGGTCGCCGACTTCAACGCCGCGGTGGCCGCGGACGACCGGGTCGAGGTGGTCATGCTTCCGCTCGCCGACGGGATGACGCTGGCCCGCCGCCGCTGACCCGCCCCGCCACCGCGGGGGCGCGGGGGACGCGGTGCGGGCGGATCAGGCTGGGGCGGGGGCGAACAGTTCGCGGCGCAGCCGCACCGCCAGCAGGACGGCCGCGGCGATGAAGAGCGGCAGCAGCAGGAACGCGAGATGCGGACCGACCCCGTCGGCCACCCAGCCGAGGACCACCGGGGCGATCCCGAAGCCCACCGCCACCGAGTACGACGAGTAGCCGGCCGCCCGGTCCGCCTGGTCACCGGCGGCGGCCAGGGCGATCGAGATGGCCAACGGGTAGTGCAGCGAGTTGCCCATGCCCAGCACGAGCAGGCCGACCACGGCGGGTACCGCCGCGGGCGCGGTCCAGAAGATGGTGAACCCGGCGCCGGAGAGGGCAAACGCGGCGAGCAGCAGCGGGATCGGGGCGACCCGCAGCGCGATGCGGCCGCCGACGACCCGGCCGAGGAACATGCCGGCGACGATCGCGGCCAGCGCGGCCGAGGCGGCACCCGCCGACATGCCGGCCGAGGTACGCAGTTCCAGCGCGGCCCACAGCGACAGGCAGACCTCGATGGATCCGGTGACCGACAGCAGCACCCAGGCGGTCCAGTAGGCGGGGGGCAGCCGCCCGAATCCCGGCCGGGCCGGCACGGCACCAGCAGGGCCAACGGCATCGGCGGGAGCCGGCACGGCACCGGCGGGACCGGCCGGCACGGGACCAGCAGGCACGGGACCGGCCGGCACGGGACCAGCCGGCACGGGACCAGCCGGCACGGGACCAGCAGGGCCAGGCGGCAGGGCACCAGCAGACCCAGCCGGCGTGGAACGAGCGGGTACCGGGCCGGCGGAACCAGCCTGCGGCGCACCGGCGGATCGGGCCGGTGTCCGGAAGACCACCGCGCCGAGGGCGAGCAACGCTATGAGGCCGATCTCGACGGCGAGTGCCGGCCGCCAGCCGCGGCCGGCGCTCACGGTGAGCCCGACGACGATCGGGGCCAGGACACCCATTCCGGCACAGGCGGCATTGGCCTCGCTGATCGCCGCGGGGGCGGCCGGCCCGTGCCGCCCGGCGAGGGTGGCGTTGACGCCGCTGACCAGGAGCATGCCGAAGGTGGCGGCGACGACCACCGCGCTCAGGGTGGCGGGCAGCGGCCGGAACGCGCACAGCCCAGCGACGCCGAGCGCCACGCCGGCCAGCCCGAGCCAGGCGGCCCGGCCGCGGCCCAGCCACCGGGCCAGCGGCGGGAAGAGGAAGCCGCCCGCGAGTGAGCCGACGGCGATGGCGGTGCTGTGCAGCCCGGCGACGGCCGCGGTCGTGCCCTGCTCGTCGCGCAGCAGCGGCACGACGGGACCGAACCCGTAGAGGAAGAATCCCCAGACGCCGAGTTGGCCGTAGCTCACCCAGGTTGTCCGGTCATGAACGAGGCGGGGCACGCCCCTTACGCTACAAGCGCTCGGAGCGTACGGCGCCGGGCTGAGAGGCAGCTCTCGTCCGGTGGGACCGTGCGGAACGCCTGGCCGGACGGCAGCCGCGCCGCGCCGCAGAACTCACCTGCACAGCGGCAACCGCACAGCGCGCCCGCACAGCGGCGACCGCACTTCCGGCGGGAGGTCCGCGGCGCGGGCGACACCCGGGCAACGCCACGGGGGCGGCGGTGGCCTCCGCCGCCCATCCTCAACGGACGCTGCGGGCGAACTCCCGGGCCGCCCAGACCACCGCGAGCAGGGCGATCACGCCGATCACGGTGAGGCCCTGCCACACGGAGTCGTCGCCGATGTTGCCGGCGAACAGCGCCCGGGCGCCGTCCACGGCCCAGGAGAACGGGTTCCAGTCGGCGATCCGGCGCAGCCAGCCGGGGGCGAACGCCAGCGGCAGCAGGATGCCGGAGAGCAGCAGTACCGGCTGGGCCACCGTGTTCATCATGGGCGCGAGCGCGTCCTCGCTCTTCACCCGCAGCGCCACCCCGTAGGACAGGGTGGAGGTCATCAGCGCGATCAACGCCAGCAGCAGGTACGCCAGCAGCAGGTCGCCGATCTGCACCCGCAGCCCGAAGGCGAGTGCCAGCACCGTGATCAGCACGGCCTGGAACAGCAGCGAGACCACGTCCCGCAGCGAACGGCCGAGCAGCAGGGCGAACCGGCTGACCGGGGTCACCCGGGACCGCTCGATCACCCCGGCGCGCAGCTCGGCGATCAGGCCGAAGCCCTGGAACAGGCCGCCGAAGATGGCCAGCAGGACCAGCAGTCCGGGCACGAAGATCCGGTACGTCTCGGCGTTGGTGGTGGCGCCGAGCGGCGCGAGCGCCGGTTTCAGCAGCGGGGCGAAGAGCAGCAGGTACATCACCGGTTGGAAGATGCCGACGAAGACCCACACGGGGTTGCGCAGCAGCAGCATGATCTGCCGCTCGAAGATCAGCCAGGTGTCGCGGGCGAGTTTCATCTCGTTGTCGCCTCTCAGCTTTCCCGCAGCGAGCGGCCGGTCTTGGTGAGGAACACGTCGTCCAGGCTGGGCCGGTGCAGGCCGATGGTGGCCAGGGCGATACCCGCGCCGTCGAGGGTGCGCAGGATCTGCGGGATGGCCACGGCGCCGTCGTCGACGTACAGCTTCAGGCCGCCGTCGTCCGGGGTTTCCAGCTTGGTGACGTACGGCTGGGTGTCCAGCGCCTCGGCGGCGCGGGCCACCGGGCCCTCGATGCCGACCTCGACGATGTCGCCGGAGATCTCGCGCTTGAGTGCGGCGGGCGTCCCCTCGGCGACGATCTCGCCGTTGTCCATGATCGCAATCCGGTCGCAGAGCGCGTCGGCCTCGTCCAGGTAGTGCGTGGTGATGAAGACCGTCATGCCCTCGGAGCGCAGCCGGCGGATCTCGTCCCACATGTGCGCCCGGCTCTGCGGGTCCAGCCCGGTCGTGGGCTCGTCCAGGAAGACCACCCGGGGTTCGTGGATGATGCCGAGGGCGATGTCGACCCGGCGGCGCTGACCGCCGGAGTAGGTCTTGCACTTGCGGTCGGCGTACTCGGTGAGCTGGAACGCGGCGAGCGCCTCGGCGGCCCGCTGCCGCGCCCGGGACCGGTCCAGCCCGTAGAGCCGCGCCTGGAGCACGAGTTCCTCGCGGGCGGTGGACTCGTCCCAGGTGCTGCCGCCCTGCGCCACGTACCCGATCCGGCGCCGCACCTGCGCGGGCTCGGTCCGCAGGTTGGCACCGGCGATGGTCGCCTCGCCGCCGTCCGGCTCGATGAGCGTGGCCAGCATCCGCAGCGTGGTGGTCTTGCCCGCGCCGTTCGGCCCGAGGAACCCGAAGATCTCCCCCTCGTCGACCCGAAGGTCCACGCCCCGGACCGCGTCGACGGACTTCTTCTCCCTGCCCTGTCGGGAGCGGAACGACTTCCGCAGCCCGATCGTCTCGATCATCTCTGCTCCCGATCGGCCGGACCGGGTGCCGCCGGCCCCCTCGTGTGGCCGGCGGCACCCGGCCGCGTCTCCCCCGGGGGCCGCGCCAACCGGCGCAAACCCCAACCCCGAGCGGAAGGCTAACGCGATATAGCTTCTATGGTCAAGGTTGATTATTACGCTTCTTCCGCGCCGCCAGCACCGCCGCCAGCACCGTCACCACCAGCGCCGCCGCCGGCGTCGGGCTCGACCATGGCGCGCCACCGCTCCCAACCCTCACCCGGAGGCATCTCAACAGGCAGGTACGACACTCCCCGCTCGATCCGGTCCGCGATCCGCTCGCACCAGGCGGCCTCGACCTCACCCCGGGCGACCCACAGCTCCGTCATCCAGGCAACATTCACAGGCTTGGATCTGATCCAGGATGACTCGGCGGCGGCCTGGACCGAGGCCACGTTGGCCGCGATGAGCCGGGCCCGGTTGCGCAACGCGGCCACGGCCTCCTCGCGGGGCAGCGCCGACAGGAAGGAGAACGCCGACATGAACGGGTCCGGCTGCTGGTGCAGCCCCCACCACAGGTCCCGGAGCATCCCCTCGAAGGCGTCCCGGCCCTTGTCGGTGATCTCGTACGTGGTCCGCGCCGGACGGGATCCCACCTGCTCGGTGGCGACCTCCCGGAGCAGTTCCTCCCCGGTCATCTTGCGCAGCGCGTGGTAGATCGACCCCGGCTGGACGTTGGCCCACTTGTCGGCGCCCCAGCTCAGCAACTCCCGCCGGACGTCGTAGCCGTGCACCGGCTGCATCCAGGAGACCAGGCCGAGGATCATCATTCGGGTTGGTGACACGACCCAAGCGTAATAGCCAAGTTTGACTATGCCGGAGCCCACACCGAGGGATCGTTAAGTTGATCATCGTCGCCGATACACTCCGGCGGTAACCTCCGGTCCACGAAGACCACCGCCCACGAAGACCACCGCCGACGAAACCGTCGCCGACGCGGTGGTCGCCCCGCCCGACCCGACGAGCCTCACCTGAGGAAAGAGGGGAACCGCCGCCGTGCGCAAGGTACTCATCGCCAACCGGGGCGAGATCGCCGTACGGGTGATCCGCGCGTGCCGGGACGCCGGGCTGGCCAGCGTCGCCGTCTATGCCGACTCCGATCGGGACGCCCTGCACGCGACCCTGGCGGACGAGGCGTACGCGCTGGGCGGGGACTCCGCCGCCGACACGTACCTGCGGATCGACAAGCTGGTCGAGGTCGCGGCGCGGGCCGGCGCGGACGCCGTGCACCCCGGCTACGGCTTCCTCTCCGAGAACGCCGACTTCGCCCAGGCCGTCCTGGACGCCGGCCTGACCTGGATCGGACCCACCCCGCAGGCGATCCGCGACCTCGGGGACAAGGTGACCGCCCGGCACATCGCGCAGCGCGCCGGCGCCCCGCTCGTACCCGGCACCTCCGAGCCGGTGGGCGGACCCGACGAGGTGCTGGCGTTCGCGGTCGACCACGGCCTGCCGGTGGCCATCAAGGCGGCGTTCGGCGGCGGCGGGCGCGGCCTCAAGGTGGCCCGGACGATGGACGAGATCCCGGCGCTGTTCGAGTCCGCCACCCGGGAGGCGGTGGCCGCGTTCGGCCGCGGCGAATGCTTCGTCGAGCGCTACCTCGACCGGCCCCGGCACGTGGAGGCGCAGGTGCTGGCCGACCGGCACGGCAACGTGGTGGTGGTGGGCACCCGGGACTGCTCGCTGCAACGCCGGCACCAGAAGCTCGTGGAGGAGGCGCCCGCGCCGTTCCTCACCGACGCGCAGCGCACCCAGATCCACGCCAGCGCCAAGGCGATCTGCCGGGAGGCCGGCTACCACGGAGCGGGCACGGTCGAATACCTGGTGGGCGCCGACGGCACCATCTCGTTCCTGGAGGTCAACACCCGGCTCCAGGTCGAGCACCCGGTCACCGAGGAGACCGCCGGCATCGACCTGGTACGGGAACAGTTCCGGATCGCCGACGGGGAGAAGCTGCGGTTGACCGCGGACCCGGCGCCGCGCGGCCACTCCATCGAGTTCCGGATCAACGGCGAGGACCCGGGCCGCGGTTTCCTGCCCGCCCCCGGCACCGTCACCGCGCTGCGGCTGCCGACCGGGCCGGGCGTGCGGGTGGACGCCGGCATCCGCGCCGGCGACGTGATCGGCGGCAACTTCGACTCGCTGCTGGCCAAGGTGGTCATCACGGGCGAGACCCGCGCCGAGGCGATCGAGCGGGCGCGCCGGGCGCTGGACGAGATGGTCGTCGACGGGATGGCCACCGCGCTGCCCTTCCACCGGCTGGTGGTCCGGGACCCGGCGTTCACCGCCGAACCGTTCACCGTGCACACCCGGTGGATCGAGACCGGGTTCGACAACACGGTGCCGCCGTTCGACGCGGCCGCCGCGGCCGCCGCGCCGGCCGCCGCCGAGCGCGAGACCGTGGTGGTCGAGGTGGGGGGCAAGCGGCTGGAGGTCACCCTCCCGGCCGGCCTCGGCGCCGGTACGGCCGCGCCGGCGCCCGCGGCACGCCGGCCGGCCCGCCGCGGTGGTGGTTCCGCGGCCGGCACGGCGGCCGGCGGCGACGCCCTCACCTCACCCATGCAGGGCACCATCGTGAAGATCGCGGTCGCCGACGGGGACACCGTGGCCGAGGGGGACCTGGTGGTGGTGCTGGAGGCGATGAAGATGGAGCAGCCGCTGCACGCGCACAAGGGCGGCGTGGTGACCGGCCTGGCCGCCGAGGTTGGTGCGGTCATCTCGGCCGGCGCCACGATCTGCACGCTCGTGTGAGCATGTTCGGGTGCGTTTTCTTTCCGGCGCGGCACCCGCGCACGACCTGACCTACAGCGACGTCTTCATGGCGCCGACCCGTTCCGACGTCGGCTCCCGGCTGGACGTCGACCTGTCCACCGCCGACGGGACCGGCACCACGATCCCGCTCGTGGTGGCGAACATGACGGCGGTGGCCGGGCGGCGGATGGCCGAGACGACGGCCCGGCGCGGCGGGCTCACCGTGCTGCCCCAGGACATCCCTCTGGAGGTGGTCACCGGGGTGATCGCCTGGGTGAAGAACCGGCACCTGGTGCACGACACCGCCATCACGCTGGGTCCGGCCGACACCGTGGGCGACGCCATCCACCTGCTGCCCAAGCGGTCGCACGGCGCGGTCGTGGTGGTGGACGCGCAGGAGCGGCCGCTCGGCGTGGTCACCGAGGCGGACACCGAGGGCGAGGACCGGTTCACCCAGCTGCACCACGTGATGTCGACCGAGCTGCACACCGTACCGGCGGAGGCCGATCCGCGTACCGGCTTCGACCTGCTGTCGGCGGGCCGGCGCCGGTTGGCCCCGGTGGTGGACCGCGAGGGGCGCCTGGTCGGGGTGCTGACCCGGCAGGGCGCGCTGCGCGCCACCCTCTACCGGCCGGCCCTGGACGCCCACCGGCGGCTGCGGGTGGCCGCGGCGATCGGCATCAACGGCGATGTCGCGGGCAAGGCGGCGGCGCTGTTCGCCGCCGGGGTCGACACCCTGGTGGTGGACACCGCGCACGGCCACCAGGAGCGGATGCTGGCGGCGCTGCGGGCGGTCCGCAAGCTCGACCCGCCGGTCCCGGTCGCGGCCGGCAACGTGGTCACCGCGGCGGGGGTGCGGGACCTGGTCGAGGCGGGTGCCGACATCGTCAAGGTCGGCGTCGGCCCGGGTGCCATGTGTACGACCCGGATGATGACCGGGGTGGGCCGGCCGCAGTTCTCCGCGGTGCTGGAGTGCGCGGCGCAAGCGGGCCGGCTGGGCCGGCACGTCTGGGCCGACGGCGGGGTGCGGCACCCCCGGGACGTGGCGCTCGCGCTGGCCGCCGGCGCCGCCAACGTGATGATCGGCTCCTGGTTCGCCGGCACCTACGAGTCCCCCGGCGACCTGTACGTCGACCCGGACGGCCGGCGGTACAAGGAGAGCTTCGGGATGGCCTCGGCCCGGGCGGTGAGCGCCCGCACCGGCGAGGACAGCCCGTTCGACCGGGCCCGCAAGGCGGTCTTCGAGGAGGGCATCTCCTCGGCCCGGATGCACCTGGACCCGGTTCGCCCGGGTGTGGAGGACCTGATCGACGAGATCGTCGCGGGCGTCCGCAGCGCGTGCACCTACGCGGGCGCGAGCAGCCTGCCGGAGTTCCGGGAGCGGGCCCTGATCGGGGTGCAGAGCGCGGCCGGATACACCGAGGGGATGCCGATCCCGACGAGCTGGTGAGCCGCCCGCGGCAGCACCCGGTCCGGCCCGGTCCCGGGCTGGACCGGGTCCGCGCCGCCGGCGGACGTCCCCGGGAAAATAGTTTTGGCCCCTAACGGTCAGGAGGCTAACATGTCGCCGTGGATCCGGTACGCCTCGACGACATCCCGCTGGGCCGGCTGGTGCACGTGGCCGGCCGGCTCGTGGGGCAGCGCTGGAGCGCCCACCTCGCCGAGCGGCACGGGCTGACCCCGGCCGGGATGCAGGTGCTGTTCGCGCTGGCCCGGCACGGAGAGGCCGGCCACCGTGAGATCGCCGAGCGCTGCTTCGTCCGGCCGGCGACGCTCACCGGGATCGTGGACACCCTGGAGCGGGGTGGTCTCGTCACCCGCCGCCGGGATCCGGCCGACCGGCGGACCGTGCGGCTGGCGCTCACCGAGAGCGGCGACCGGCAGGTCCGGGAGCTGTTCGAGATGGTCCATCGCCGGGATCCACTGACGTCCGTCGACGCCGACCCGGCGAACGCGGCGGTGATCCGCCGGTTCCTGCTCGAACTCATCGCAACCATGTCTGACGGGGAGGACAACGGGTTGAGCCAGGCAGACCACCAACGGGCCCCGGGAGGCGGCCGATGCTGATCCGGATACTGCGGGAGCACCTGCGTCCCTACACGGCCGCGCTCACCGGGGTCGTGCTGCTGCAACTGGTCGGGACGATGGCCTCGCTCTACCTGCCGAGGCTGAACGCCGACATCATCGACCGCGGCGTCGCCCGCGGCGACACCGGCTACATCCTGACCACCGGTGGCTGGATGCTGCTGGTCAGCAGTCTCCAGATCGCCTGCTCGATCACCGCGGTGTACCTCGGCGCGCGTACCGCCATGGGTTTCGGCCGGGACGTCCGGGCGGCGCTGTTCGACCGGGTCGGCACGTTCTCGGCCCGCGAGGTCGCCCAGTTCGGCGCCCCCTCGCTGATCACCCGCAACACCAACGACGTGCAGCAGGTCCAGATGCTGGTGCTGATGAGCTGCACGATGATGGTCGTCGCTCCGATCATGTGCGTCGGCGGCGTCGTCATGGCGCTCCGCGAGGACGTCGGGCTGTCCTGGCTGATGCTGGTCAGCGTTCCGGTGCTGGTCGTGGCCATCGGGCTGATCATCCGGCGGATGGTGCCGCAGTTCCGGCTCATGCAGACCCGGATCGACACGATCAACCGGGTGCTCCGCGAGCAGATCAGCGGCATCCGGGTGGTCCGCGCCTTCGTCCGGGAGCCGTACGAGACGCGGCGGTTCGCCGTGGCGAACGAGGACCTGACCCAGACCGCGCTGCGCACCGGCCGGTTGATGGCGATGATCTTCCCGGTCGTGATGCTGGTGCTCAACCTCTCCAGCGTGGCCGTGCTCTGGGTGGGCGCCTCCCGGGTGGACGCCGGAAAGATCCAGATCGGCGCCCTTACCGCGTTCCTGACCTACCTGATGATGATCCTGATGTCGGTCATGATGGCCACCTTCATGTTCATGATGGTGCCGCGGGCCACCGTCTGCGCCGACCGGATCGCCGAGGTGCTGGACGTCGAGTCCTCGGTACGCCCCCCGGCGCGACCGGTGACCGAGGTCTCCACCCACGGCGAACTGGAGCTGCGGGACGTGAGCTTCCAGTACCCGGGCGCCGCCGCCCCGGTGCTGCGCAACGTCTCGTTCCGCGCCACCGCCGGCCGCACGACGGCCATCATCGGCAGCACCGGTGCCGGCAAGACCACCCTGGTCTCCCTGGTGCCGCGCCTGTTCGACGCCACCGGCGGGACGGTCCTGGTCGACGGGGTCGACGTCCAGGACCTCGACCCCGACCTGCTGTGGAGCCGGATCGGGCTGGTGCCGCAGCGGCCGTACCTGTTCTCCGGGACGGTGGCCAGCAACCTGCGCTACGGCCGACCCGACGCGACCGACGAGCAGTTGTGGACGGCGCTGGAGATCGCCCAGGCCCGCGACTTCGTGACCGAGATGCCGGGCGGCCTGGAGGCACCGATCGCGCAGGGCGGCACGAACGTCTCCGGCGGCCAGCGGCAGCGCATCGCGATCGCCCGCGCCCTCGTCCGCGACCCGGAGATCTACCTGTTCGACGACTCGTTCTCGGCCCTCGACCTGGGCACCGACGCCCGGTTACGCGCCGCGCTGCGCCCGATCACCCGGGACGCCGCGGTGGTGATCGTTGCCCAGCGGGTCAGCACGATCATCAACGCCGATCAGATCGTGGTGCTGGACGACGGCGCCGTCGTGGGCCTCGGCCGGCACGACGAGCTGCTGGAGAACTGCCCGACGTACGCGGAGATCGTCGCCTCACAGCAGACCACGGCGGCGCTGGCGTGACCGGGCACGGTGAGACGGGGGAACCGGGATGACCGAGACGACGAAGCCGGCCGGCCCACCGCCGGCCCGGACGCCCGCCGCGGGCGGGCCGGCCGCGGGAGGCCCGGCGCGGCGCGGCGCCGGCGGCGGACCGCCCTGGATGAGCGCCGGCATGCCGGCCGAGAAGTCGATGAACTTCGGCCCGTCGGCCCGCCGGCTGCTGGGCCGGCTGCGACCGCACCGCGGCCAGCTCGTCGCGGTCATCACGCTGGCCGTGCTCAGCATCACGGCCAGCGTGATGGGGCCGAAGATCCTCGGCCGGGCCACCGACCTGATCTTCGCGGGGGTGCTCGGCAAGCTGTTCCCGGCCGGAATGACCCACGAGCAGGCCGTCGCGGCGGTCCGCGCGTCCGGCAACGGCAACATGGCCGACATGCTGGACCGGATGGCCGTGGTGCCCGGCCAGGGCATCGACTTCGCCGCGCTGCGCACCGTGCTGCTGGTGGTGCTGGCCCTGTACGTGGTGGCCAGCCTGCTGATGTGGCTCCAGGGTTACCTGCTCAACGGGCTCGTGCAGGCCACCATCCTGCGGCTGCGGGCGGACGTCGAGGACAAGCTGAACCGGCTGCCACTGCCGTACTTCGACCGGCAGCCGCGGGGTGAGCTGCTCAGCCGGGTCACCAACGACATCGACAACATCTCCCAGACGCTCTCGCAGACCCTGAGCCAGCTGCTCACCTCGCTGCTCACGGTGGTCGGCGTGCTCGCCATGATGGTGGTGATCTCGCCGCTGCTGGCCGTGGTGGCGCTGGTGGCGATCCCGCTGTCGGTGCTGGTCACCCGGCAGATCGCCAAGCGGTCCCAGCGTCAGTTCGTGGCGCAGTGGACGCACACCGGCGCGCTGAACGCCCAGATCGAGGAGGCGTACACCGGGCACGAGCTGGTCAAGGTCTTCGGGCGGCAGCGGGAGGTGAAGGCCACGTTCGCCGAGAAGAACGAGGAGCTTTACCGGGCGAGCTTCGGCGCCCAGTTCGTCTCCGGGATCATCATGCCGTCGATGATGTTCATCGGGAACCTGAGCTACGTGGCCATCGCGGTGGTGGGCGGGCTCCGGGTGGCCTCGGGCACCATGAGCCTCGGCGACGTGCAGGCGTTCATCCAGTACTCGCGCCAGTTCACCCAGCCGCTGACCCAGGTGGCCTCGATGGCCAACCTGCTGCAGTCCGGGGTGGCCTCGGCGGAGCGGGTGTTCGAGGTGCTCGACGCCCCGGAGCAGAGCCCGGATCCGGCCAGCCCC is a genomic window containing:
- a CDS encoding PadR family transcriptional regulator; the encoded protein is MSPTRMMILGLVSWMQPVHGYDVRRELLSWGADKWANVQPGSIYHALRKMTGEELLREVATEQVGSRPARTTYEITDKGRDAFEGMLRDLWWGLHQQPDPFMSAFSFLSALPREEAVAALRNRARLIAANVASVQAAAESSWIRSKPVNVAWMTELWVARGEVEAAWCERIADRIERGVSYLPVEMPPGEGWERWRAMVEPDAGGGAGGDGAGGGAGGAEEA
- a CDS encoding sugar MFS transporter; amino-acid sequence: MPRLVHDRTTWVSYGQLGVWGFFLYGFGPVVPLLRDEQGTTAAVAGLHSTAIAVGSLAGGFLFPPLARWLGRGRAAWLGLAGVALGVAGLCAFRPLPATLSAVVVAATFGMLLVSGVNATLAGRHGPAAPAAISEANAACAGMGVLAPIVVGLTVSAGRGWRPALAVEIGLIALLALGAVVFRTPARSAGAPQAGSAGPVPARSTPAGSAGALPPGPAGPVPAGPVPAGPVPAGPVPAGPVPAGPAGAVPAPADAVGPAGAVPARPGFGRLPPAYWTAWVLLSVTGSIEVCLSLWAALELRTSAGMSAGAASAALAAIVAGMFLGRVVGGRIALRVAPIPLLLAAFALSGAGFTIFWTAPAAVPAVVGLLVLGMGNSLHYPLAISIALAAAGDQADRAAGYSSYSVAVGFGIAPVVLGWVADGVGPHLAFLLLPLFIAAAVLLAVRLRRELFAPAPA
- a CDS encoding O-methyltransferase, whose product is MSTRSVPVTDELHDYLVAHGSPPDEVASDLYAETRRILPADAEMQVAPEQAALLTLLTRLVGARNAVEVGTFTGTSALAIARGLPPDGRLICCDVSEEYTSIARRFWRRAGVEDRIDLRIAPAVQTLRALPTEPHLDLAFIDADKTGYPTYWAELVPRMRPGGLIGVDNVFRNGRVLSPVSEADRVVADFNAAVAADDRVEVVMLPLADGMTLARRR
- a CDS encoding ABC transporter permease — its product is MKLARDTWLIFERQIMLLLRNPVWVFVGIFQPVMYLLLFAPLLKPALAPLGATTNAETYRIFVPGLLVLLAIFGGLFQGFGLIAELRAGVIERSRVTPVSRFALLLGRSLRDVVSLLFQAVLITVLALAFGLRVQIGDLLLAYLLLALIALMTSTLSYGVALRVKSEDALAPMMNTVAQPVLLLSGILLPLAFAPGWLRRIADWNPFSWAVDGARALFAGNIGDDSVWQGLTVIGVIALLAVVWAAREFARSVR
- a CDS encoding ATP-binding cassette domain-containing protein; this translates as MIETIGLRKSFRSRQGREKKSVDAVRGVDLRVDEGEIFGFLGPNGAGKTTTLRMLATLIEPDGGEATIAGANLRTEPAQVRRRIGYVAQGGSTWDESTAREELVLQARLYGLDRSRARQRAAEALAAFQLTEYADRKCKTYSGGQRRRVDIALGIIHEPRVVFLDEPTTGLDPQSRAHMWDEIRRLRSEGMTVFITTHYLDEADALCDRIAIMDNGEIVAEGTPAALKREISGDIVEVGIEGPVARAAEALDTQPYVTKLETPDDGGLKLYVDDGAVAIPQILRTLDGAGIALATIGLHRPSLDDVFLTKTGRSLRES
- a CDS encoding MarR family winged helix-turn-helix transcriptional regulator — its product is MDPVRLDDIPLGRLVHVAGRLVGQRWSAHLAERHGLTPAGMQVLFALARHGEAGHREIAERCFVRPATLTGIVDTLERGGLVTRRRDPADRRTVRLALTESGDRQVRELFEMVHRRDPLTSVDADPANAAVIRRFLLELIATMSDGEDNGLSQADHQRAPGGGRC
- a CDS encoding nucleoside triphosphate pyrophosphatase; this encodes MSTANPLRFVLASASPARRKLLQAAGIEPYVLVSGVDETQVVAEQPDRLCLQLARLKAEAVVGRLASGIDGGAAGPGAEGGPVVAGVPHRTGYSGVGGPPAGADLLYRTLVLGCDSVLAFDGQVLGKPADAVEAAHRWYAMRGRSGVLYTGHCLIDPAGARVQAVAATTVHFANLDDAEIAAYVATGEPLAVAGAFTIDGLGGPFIERIEGDHGTVVGLSLPLLRDLLAGLGVRITDLWAGGAPDAG
- a CDS encoding GuaB1 family IMP dehydrogenase-related protein is translated as MRFLSGAAPAHDLTYSDVFMAPTRSDVGSRLDVDLSTADGTGTTIPLVVANMTAVAGRRMAETTARRGGLTVLPQDIPLEVVTGVIAWVKNRHLVHDTAITLGPADTVGDAIHLLPKRSHGAVVVVDAQERPLGVVTEADTEGEDRFTQLHHVMSTELHTVPAEADPRTGFDLLSAGRRRLAPVVDREGRLVGVLTRQGALRATLYRPALDAHRRLRVAAAIGINGDVAGKAAALFAAGVDTLVVDTAHGHQERMLAALRAVRKLDPPVPVAAGNVVTAAGVRDLVEAGADIVKVGVGPGAMCTTRMMTGVGRPQFSAVLECAAQAGRLGRHVWADGGVRHPRDVALALAAGAANVMIGSWFAGTYESPGDLYVDPDGRRYKESFGMASARAVSARTGEDSPFDRARKAVFEEGISSARMHLDPVRPGVEDLIDEIVAGVRSACTYAGASSLPEFRERALIGVQSAAGYTEGMPIPTSW
- a CDS encoding biotin carboxylase N-terminal domain-containing protein, giving the protein MRKVLIANRGEIAVRVIRACRDAGLASVAVYADSDRDALHATLADEAYALGGDSAADTYLRIDKLVEVAARAGADAVHPGYGFLSENADFAQAVLDAGLTWIGPTPQAIRDLGDKVTARHIAQRAGAPLVPGTSEPVGGPDEVLAFAVDHGLPVAIKAAFGGGGRGLKVARTMDEIPALFESATREAVAAFGRGECFVERYLDRPRHVEAQVLADRHGNVVVVGTRDCSLQRRHQKLVEEAPAPFLTDAQRTQIHASAKAICREAGYHGAGTVEYLVGADGTISFLEVNTRLQVEHPVTEETAGIDLVREQFRIADGEKLRLTADPAPRGHSIEFRINGEDPGRGFLPAPGTVTALRLPTGPGVRVDAGIRAGDVIGGNFDSLLAKVVITGETRAEAIERARRALDEMVVDGMATALPFHRLVVRDPAFTAEPFTVHTRWIETGFDNTVPPFDAAAAAAAPAAAERETVVVEVGGKRLEVTLPAGLGAGTAAPAPAARRPARRGGGSAAGTAAGGDALTSPMQGTIVKIAVADGDTVAEGDLVVVLEAMKMEQPLHAHKGGVVTGLAAEVGAVISAGATICTLV